CTGAACTGCTTCAAAGCCTCTCCCAGTGGCGCTTCCTTTAGTTCCAAAGAAATCAATTTGCTGTCCGTATCTTGCGCCCGTCCATAGAGGGCAGTTACAAACATCAGCAATAAGAAGGCGGCTTTCATCCATACGACCTTTCTCATTGCCTTTTTGCGAGACAATGTAATTTGTTGCTTTTTCATAAGAGTTGTATTTGTAAAGTTATATATGTTTAATCGTAATAGTCCCGTCCTGATATTCTACATGTACTTTTTCCAGTTTATTCAGCAGTTCCACCGCCTCGTCCAGATGAGCGTTGCGGTTCGTCCAAAAGTTCAGGCGGATATTGTATAGTTCCACCTGTTCAAAGTCGACGTTCACGTTGTACCATCTGCCCAGAGAACTCATAATTTCTTCCAGTGACGAATCTTCAAAATAGAACATTCCTTCTGTCCATGCCGTATAGGTAGCTATGTTGACACGCGATATTTTCTCTTCTCCGGTTTCCGTATAAGTCAAGTCCTGTCCGGGTTGAAGTACTACGGATGTAAGGCTGTTCGTGTTGGTCACTTGCACTTTTCCCTGCACCAATGTCACGTGGCGGTCTTCTGTTGTGTATGAACGTACATTGAATTTAGTACCCAGCACATGGGTATCCATGCCGTCGGCACTTACGATAAAGGGACATTTTTCATCCTTTGCCACTTCAAAGCAGGCTTCACCTTTCAACTCTACCCGTCGTTCCTTCCCGTTGAATGCGACAGGATAGCGCAGGCTACTTTCAGCATTTATCCACACTTTAGTCCCGTCGGACAATACTAATAGGAAACTTTTTCCACGTGGTGTAGTCAACGTTTGACAGCAGGTGGTATCCGGCGTCAATGTTTTCCATTTTTTGATGTCCATCACACTGTCTTCCAACAGTTGTTGTTCATGATGACCGTCCATTTGCAGCATCACATGTTCTCCACTGACAGTTGCGGCAAAGAATCGCACCGGTTCCTCTTTTTTTATAAAGAAAGAAGGAAGTAAAGAAGGTATAAGAAAGGCCAAAACCAAAATGGCAGCCACAGCAGAAGCCGCTACCCAAATACGTGTTTTCGTTTTTGCCTTGCGTCTCCTATCCAGGCTTTCACGCATCACAGCTTCCTTGCAAGCCATCAGGTCAAGAAATAGTTTCTTGTTTTCAGGTACGCTAATCCACTGGTTGAACTCTTCCGTCTCCCTTAGTCTCGGTTCCTGTATCGCACGCAATGCATAATCTGAATTCTGGTCTGGATTTTCCATCATAATAATCAACTGTTTATCTTAATACGTAGAGCCAACCGAAATTAATGACACCTATGAGAGATTTTTTTTCTTGATGGAAATTCAGAAAGAACAAATGCTCTTTTTAGTTGCTTGCATAGATAGAATGACGTATTTTTATTGCAATATTATCGAAGAAAGATATTATTTACAGCATGAAACGTTGGCAATGCAAGATATAAGAGCTATATTCGCAGACAAATATAAACTGATAATACGAAATATTTAGATGTACAGTTCACAAAAGAGTGTCTTAATTCGCTTGTATGAGTCGCCACAAACGGTTTTCTCAATTGCAGGAATCACTCTTCTTCTTGGAGAAGAAAGAGAAGGCGTAATGGCGAAGCGTCTTAATTATTACGTGAAGGAAGGCAAGCTGCTGAACCCGCGCCGGAGATTTTACGCGAAGAAAAACTATAATCCCGAAGAACTGGCGTGTATGCTCTTCACACCATCTTACCTGTCGCTGGAATATGTGCTTCAGAAAGCGGGCGTGGTATTTCAATATGATTCTCGCCTTTCATCTGTCAGCTACTTGAGCCGCAGTGTGGAAATTGACGGCAAAGAGTTTTGCTACAGACGTATAAAGGGTGAGATTCTAGCAAACACAACAGGGATAATATGCAGGAACAACATCAATATGGCTACTCCGGAGAGAGCTTTCCTTGATGTAATGTACCTGAACGCCGACTATTATTTCGATAATCTGAGGGCTTTGGACTATAAAAAGGTGAAGGAATTGTTGCCTATTTATAATAACGGACGAATGGAAATGAGAGTGAAACGATTATTCAACAAGTAATAAAGACGATATGGACATAAATAAGCATAAGTTTTTCATGATGCAGGTATTGAAAGACATATATACGGATAAGGAACTTGCCAACTGTCTAGGATTTAAAGGCGGAACAGCCTTGATGTTTTTCTACCAGCTTCCGAGGTTTTCTGTCGATTTGGACTTCAACTTGCTAGATAGTGCCAAAGAAAAAAGAGTATATGAGAAAGTTCACGCCATATTATTGAAATATGGTAAAATATTCGATGAAGCCATGAAGTTTTACGACCCCATTATCGTACTTGATTATGGCATGGGCGAGCGGAAATTGAAAGTCGAAATATCCAATCGCATCTACGACAATCACTACGAGATAAAAAATCTGTTAGGCATAGAAATGAAAGTATTGGTACAATCGGATATGTTCGCTCATAAGTTGTGCGCATTGCTCGACCGTTCAGAAGTGACAAGCCGTGACATCTTCGACTGTTGGTTTTTCTTGCAGAATCATTCCGCTATCAATGCCGGTATCGTTGAGAACCGCATGGGGCTTCCTCTTGCCGATTACATACAAAAGTGCGTGGAACGTCTGGAACAGACAAGTGACAAAAGTCTGATAAGCGGATTGGGAGAACTGACCGATGCAAAGATGAAATCCTTTGTCAGAACGAAACTTCGTAAAGAAACCATCCAACTGCTGCAATTCTTCAAAGAGTTCCCGACTTTAGCGTAGAAACAGACGTTTCAGGAATAAGGTTACCAACAAGCGGATAAATCTCCCCAAAAGATCGATTATTCTCCGAACACTATTGACGATGAAAAAAGAAGAACTAATAATGTGTTTCCCTCTAAATTTGAAAGAGGATGTTCAAGTAGTCATTGATAATTTGAAAATCAAGGACGGAGATATTCATAAGAGGTCATATAACGTCAAAATTAATAATATCCTCTTAACAATACCGGAACGAATTTATTTTAGTGAGCCTGCGTCCGGGAATTTGACTACTATACAGAAATATATTTTAGACTGCATTTTCACCAAACATCATGATGGTTTTATTAGACAGAAGCATTTGCGCAATCTGTTATTCTGTACAGAGTATTGGATAATACCGTTCTGCTTTAGGTTATTAGGTGAATATGTAAAAGATATATTGCCTGACATAAAAGTTCAAATAGATAATAATATTGAAAATTACCTTTACTTTATATCTGAAAATAACGAGTTCTATAATAGAACAAAAAGCCAGATGATTAGCTATTGGAATTGTTATTATAGAAAGGAATATCCAAATCCTAAATCATATATAGGTTTTCAAATTTTTAGTGAGTTAGAAAAAGCATATAACAAACGAATAAATATAAATTATGAATATGAAATTTGAAGGAATTGATAAAAATAACGCTCACGCAAGAGCAATAGAATTGCTGACAGAAGATTTTTTCTGGAGTGCTTCAGATGAATTATCTCCATTTGGTTCAGATGAAGGACATACTGCCTTGTGTGAGTTCCGAAAATGGCGTAAGAAAAATAAAAAAATATCTGTTGGATATTGTATTGCCTGGGTTATAGAAAGTGTGGGAGAATTTGACGACTACGATGACTACAACGAAGAAAATCTTGTGGACGAACTCAAGATAAAAAGTCAAATAGATAATGATGAATTTGACGACCAACAATATATTTTCACTCTTGACTCCTCTGTCATTGCAACAGCATTAGGTCAATTAGTGGATGAAGGTTTGATAGAAGTTGATTACAAATATTTTGTTCAAGTGGCTATAAATCGTTTGAGAATTTGGGCTAACTTACATGAAAGTTGGAAGTATAAAAACGAATTTGTCAGACGGTTAAATATAATAGAGAAAGTACTTGAAAAAGCATAAAGCAATCAACAACAAAGAAGAAGATATTAAATATGGAAATAAAATTTACAGCCAATCATATAGTATATGAACTAACAGAAGATAATTCATATTTAGTGGGGTACGCAGACGATAAAAATGATACTGAAGAGTATGTGATTATTGAAAGAGCATTAGAGTTTGATGAACAAGATATTAGTTTAGGAATGAACTCGTACTATATCGAATATACAGATCAATCTAATTCTGGCTATGATATATGTAACAACGTTATCTTGCGTCAAAATGAAATAACCTTTTCTGTAAAGAATGGACAAATGGATGGCATTACTTCAATCACTGTTGCGTATAAGGAAAATCTAATTAAAGATATAAAGGAATATAGAAAAATGCTTTCAGATATTCTGGGAGATAGATTAATTATTGAATAGTTATTAACAAACAGCGATGCAACTTAAAGTTGCACAGTGCCAAGCATTAACAATAAAGTAAGACAAATAAAATATTATAAAATCATGTTGAGTAATAAGGTGATAGAATATTTGAATAAACAAGGCGTATATTCGGAAAAAGAAGATAAAGAGTACAAAGAGGCTTTGGTAGATTTAAAAATTGATTTGAATAGTGATTTTGCATTGTTTAATCTAAATACTACTGAAATAACATTTCGTGGACGATGTAGCGAAATCTACAATGTATGTTGGTTCAAAATTTACACAAATGATTTAACTTATGGGATAGAGAGACAAGCAATGTTAAACATTCCCACTGAATACTTACCTCTTGATAGTTTTGAAGGTGAAGGTGGTTTTTTCTATAACCGTAAGACAGGAGAAGTCCTCGAAATTGAATTGGGAGAAAAACTAATCAATTTTCAAAATGGAAAGTTATCGCCACAATGGAAAGACTTCAATTCTTTTTTGGAATGGTATTTTGAATTATAACAAGCTATATCAATGATAATGATATACAACTACCTATGCCACCTAACGGCTGTAAGCCGCAAACCACTAATAATAAAGATGAAAGATGAAGCCTATATACCAATGACAATAACACACAAATGAACTATTCCAACGGTTCACAGGTTTCACCATTGAGATGAACAACTATAAATCAGACATTTATGGTGAAGGGAGGCAGAAAAACAAAGCAAACAACCCTTCACATCCTTCACCTCTTTTTTCATATGCTATGAGCTAAAGTAAATATGCTATAAGCAAAAAAGAATATGCTATAAGCTAAAACAAATTAGCTTATAACAAATGACCCGTTGGGTATTAACTTTTGAGTTATCAAGTATTAACTCTTGAGCTATAAGGTATTAACTCTTGAATTATCAGGTATTAATACCTTGTTTACAGGAGATATATGCCGTGCGTATTGGACATATAGATCCAATATGCCAGACATATAGATCCAACACGTCAGACATATATGCCCAACAAATCCATATAAGTGCGTGAAGGATGTGAAGGGTTATTTACTTTGTTTTTCCTACTTCCATTCACCATAAATATCTGATTTATAACCATTCAGCTAAAGTGTGAAACCTGTGAAGAGCAGGATTCAACATTAAACTGTAATAAGTAAAAAGACACTCAATCGTTTACGGAGTATTTTCAAAGCCCGGGCAATATGGGTTCTGACTGTATTGTCACTGATATTTAATATTTCACTAATTTCCGCACATTTTTTTTCATTCAGAAAAAACTCTTCCACTACTATGCGCATTTGCGGCGCCATCTGGCGGATACTCTCCTGCATCCGGTCTATTTTATCTTCGTAGTCCCGATACTCTTTGGCAGTCCAACCGCTATAAAGTTCTTCCAAGTATCTTTCCGCATTCCGGTTCACTACATTCTGATGACGTATGTGGTCAATGCAACGGTTTTTCACCATGACATAGAATAAAGGCAGCAAATCAGTCTTCCCCTCAAACTGCTCGCTGTTTTCAAGTACTGAGCAAAACACATCACTCAATACATCCTTTGCGCTTTCTCCGTCATTCAGCAGATTATATGCATGAATATAGAGCTTTTGCCAATATTGCTTATACAATATGGCGATAGCATTTTGACTATTATCCATGTGTTTTGATTACTTTTTGCATTTAATTGGGAACAAAGATAGCCAATCAGTACAAAGAGTAATAATTCACGGAAGAAAGATTAGGAACCAAACTACTACACTGTGATACCTAATTTCTTTTCAAGAAGATGCGGTTTGTAATCGTATCCGGAAGTTCTGATTCATAATGCGTTACCATAATCATCGTCTTATCTTTACGTTTGCAGAAGGCTTCGATCACCTTTTTGACCCGACGACGATTGTAAGTATCCAATCCATGAAGCGGTTCGTCCAAAATCAGTAATTCAGGATCTTTGACGAAAGCACGTGCCAACAGAGCCAGACGTTGCTCCCCACTGGAAAGCTGCAAGAAAGGTTTGTCTTTCAAATCGGCAATGCCGAATATATCCATCCACCACTCACATACAGCCATCTGCTCCGGTTGGGGGCGTTTGTACAGTCCGATACTGTCGTGCAGTCCGCTGGCTACGATTTCAATAGCCGGCAAGTTTTTGAGATAAGCACGATGCATCTCGGGACTTACATATCCGATGTGTTTCTTGATTTCCCAGATACTTTCTCCAGTTCCCCGTTTGCGTCCGAAAAGGCTGATGTCGCAAGCGTATGATTGTGGATTATCCGCACAAACCAAACTCAATAATGTAGACTTTCCTGCACCATTCTCCCCGCTCAACGCCCATTTCTCCCCACGATGCACTGTCCAGTCCAGTTCGTTCAGAATAGTGCGGTCGCCATAGCGGATACTTACCTTATTCAGTTTCACCACTTCGTCCGAGTCATAGTTGTTGCCGTCATAAGGCAAATCAATAATCCGTTTCTGCAATTCATCGAAAGAAGTAGTTGCGTCTCTGTTGCGGAAAGCAGTCAGGTAGGCTTCGCGTTCCATCTTGGAAAACACTTCCATTTTATCAACAGGGATAACGTGAGTGATAAAGGAAGGTATATCATCCATCATGGAAAGCACCAGAATAATCTGGACGGACGACATTTTTGTCAGACGTTCAAGCAAAGAGAATAACAATTCGCGGGTAGGCGCATCCAATCCGATAAACGGATTATCCATTATCAGAACGCGGGGGGCTGTCAACAGTGTCTTTGTGAGCTGGAATTTACGCAGTTCACCACTTGAAAGAAGGATTATCTTTTTATCAAGAAGAGGTTCGATGCGGAAGAGCTCGAACAGTTCATTTTTCAGTTGTTCGTCTTTAATCTCTCCCAACATTTCGCGGACGTCCGGCGTTTCATCCTGGTCGTGCGCATTCCAACGCTGTTGGTAGTAATAATTGGCATCTGCCGCTCCATAAGTATCACGGAACGCGATATATTTCACATTATCATAAACAGTTTGAGTAGCGGAAGGGGAAAAGTCATACTGGAGTGTTCCTTCACGTAGCGGATATTTTCCGATTAATGTATCTACAAAAAGGCTCTTGCCACCCCCATTGGGACCTACAATGGCTATATGTTCGTTCGCTCCGATAGTTGCCGTGATAGGTTTGGCTAAACGCACAAGCGGGTTGCGTGCTACGCCCCCCGCCATGCAGAATGTATTTTGGATCATATTCTTATATTCTGTTTTATTTTTGACCGCAAAGGTAACAATTTTATCACAGAATAAGCACTTTTCTTGTCTATTTACAGGAAAAACGTATTAAAAGTTCCTTTTTAGCAATATCCCTTATTGAAATTTCTTATCTTCTTCAAGAAGCTCCTGGCTAAATTTCTCCGGCGATAGAGGGGTAAAGAGTTCTATAAGATTTTCTTCGGGGTCGCGCAGATACAAGGTACGCATCCCCCAATCGGGCATATCCGTAGGTTCACTGATAAACGTCACGCCTTTGGCTTTTAGGGTGGCAAAGGTTTCGTCTACGTTATCTACATAGAATGAAACCATTAATTTTTCACGCATCGCAACGGGTTGCTGCTTATCTGCATTGCCTACCGAAGACGCCATCCAGTCGGATACAAAAAGGGCGAAGCCTTCTATTCCGTCGGCTACTTTAAAACTGGCGTATCCGCTATTTTCATCTCCCCAAGCAGGTTTCAGTCCGAGTTGTTCGGTGTAGAATTTGAAGCATTTGGCGAAGTCTTTCACTAATAATCTTACGTTGCTGAATTTCATTGTTTACTGATTAATGGTTTGTTATTTGTTTCTTATAATCAAGATACAAATATAATCATTCTATCGGGTAAATCCGTAAGGCGGACATTCAAAATTAGTGATATTCAGTTTGTATTCCATCATATCTTTCAATTCATGCACCGGACGTTCCAGTTCATAAGGTATCGGCTGCTTGCTGAATTGCTGGAAATAGAGCAAGCAGGCATCTTTCCACCACACTGCGTCACGTGTCTGAATCTTCAACCGGTGCTGTACGTCACGGAATCGTTCCGGGTCGATGTATTTCTCCATAGGCGCCCATAACTTCTGGAAGTTTCTGGT
The DNA window shown above is from Bacteroides faecium and carries:
- a CDS encoding nucleotidyl transferase AbiEii/AbiGii toxin family protein, which codes for MDINKHKFFMMQVLKDIYTDKELANCLGFKGGTALMFFYQLPRFSVDLDFNLLDSAKEKRVYEKVHAILLKYGKIFDEAMKFYDPIIVLDYGMGERKLKVEISNRIYDNHYEIKNLLGIEMKVLVQSDMFAHKLCALLDRSEVTSRDIFDCWFFLQNHSAINAGIVENRMGLPLADYIQKCVERLEQTSDKSLISGLGELTDAKMKSFVRTKLRKETIQLLQFFKEFPTLA
- a CDS encoding RNA polymerase sigma factor, coding for MDNSQNAIAILYKQYWQKLYIHAYNLLNDGESAKDVLSDVFCSVLENSEQFEGKTDLLPLFYVMVKNRCIDHIRHQNVVNRNAERYLEELYSGWTAKEYRDYEDKIDRMQESIRQMAPQMRIVVEEFFLNEKKCAEISEILNISDNTVRTHIARALKILRKRLSVFLLITV
- a CDS encoding Imm10 family immunity protein; amino-acid sequence: MEIKFTANHIVYELTEDNSYLVGYADDKNDTEEYVIIERALEFDEQDISLGMNSYYIEYTDQSNSGYDICNNVILRQNEITFSVKNGQMDGITSITVAYKENLIKDIKEYRKMLSDILGDRLIIE
- a CDS encoding ATP-binding cassette domain-containing protein, yielding MIQNTFCMAGGVARNPLVRLAKPITATIGANEHIAIVGPNGGGKSLFVDTLIGKYPLREGTLQYDFSPSATQTVYDNVKYIAFRDTYGAADANYYYQQRWNAHDQDETPDVREMLGEIKDEQLKNELFELFRIEPLLDKKIILLSSGELRKFQLTKTLLTAPRVLIMDNPFIGLDAPTRELLFSLLERLTKMSSVQIILVLSMMDDIPSFITHVIPVDKMEVFSKMEREAYLTAFRNRDATTSFDELQKRIIDLPYDGNNYDSDEVVKLNKVSIRYGDRTILNELDWTVHRGEKWALSGENGAGKSTLLSLVCADNPQSYACDISLFGRKRGTGESIWEIKKHIGYVSPEMHRAYLKNLPAIEIVASGLHDSIGLYKRPQPEQMAVCEWWMDIFGIADLKDKPFLQLSSGEQRLALLARAFVKDPELLILDEPLHGLDTYNRRRVKKVIEAFCKRKDKTMIMVTHYESELPDTITNRIFLKRN
- a CDS encoding VOC family protein, with the translated sequence MKFSNVRLLVKDFAKCFKFYTEQLGLKPAWGDENSGYASFKVADGIEGFALFVSDWMASSVGNADKQQPVAMREKLMVSFYVDNVDETFATLKAKGVTFISEPTDMPDWGMRTLYLRDPEENLIELFTPLSPEKFSQELLEEDKKFQ
- a CDS encoding FecR family protein — its product is MMENPDQNSDYALRAIQEPRLRETEEFNQWISVPENKKLFLDLMACKEAVMRESLDRRRKAKTKTRIWVAASAVAAILVLAFLIPSLLPSFFIKKEEPVRFFAATVSGEHVMLQMDGHHEQQLLEDSVMDIKKWKTLTPDTTCCQTLTTPRGKSFLLVLSDGTKVWINAESSLRYPVAFNGKERRVELKGEACFEVAKDEKCPFIVSADGMDTHVLGTKFNVRSYTTEDRHVTLVQGKVQVTNTNSLTSVVLQPGQDLTYTETGEEKISRVNIATYTAWTEGMFYFEDSSLEEIMSSLGRWYNVNVDFEQVELYNIRLNFWTNRNAHLDEAVELLNKLEKVHVEYQDGTITIKHI